TGGTATTTTGTAAGACGTATATTTGAGTATTACTTACGTAGTCACGCACAAAATTTATACACATGTTTTACATGTTCAtagcacatgcattcattaaatggcttTCGTTACCCTCGAGTGTCGTCCAGCACGTGGCCATCCCAATGTTTCTCAGAcatcgggatcggggcgtgtcagTTACTATCATGCTTAATTGCTTTTGTCGGTCGATGTATTGGTATAACTTATGAGTTACCATCACTAGCTTTAGTGGGTTTGTTAAGAGGCTAGATCCAATTATGACCTTAGAAGATTATATTGAAATTAGCCACATTAGACAAGTTTTGATATGTGGTTGCACTTTTTATCACACTTTTTAAAAATTGCCCTTTTGATCAATTTTGCATGTGAAAAGCCCGTACTACCCTGCATTGATAAAAAAAACCAGCAACACCCAACAACACTGTCAAATCCATTCTCAAATCCATTCTTTGGTTGCTCCTCTTtgactaattaaatttggagcGTTAAATAACATCTAGGACACCATGGAAGTAGGTAAGCTTCTTATTACTCCACCTCTTTGatccattcttcttcttcttcttcctctctctctctctctctctctctctctctctctcatcttgtTTTAGCTCATTATTCGATTTTTGGATTCGAAATTTGGTTTTGGTGGTTGGGGAATGAAGAAGGTGAGGGTTCCTTCAATGAATTATTGTGGCTGAGGtggttcaaaataaaaaaatgggggTGTATCATTTGGACGTCATTAGATTGTTGTTGTGATTATGTTGGTTCAAAATCATAGAAGGAGGAGAATCATTGTGGTGTCATTGGATTGTTGTTATGGTTGTGTTGGTTTCAAAATCATAAAATGGGGAGTATCATTGGAGTGTCATTGTAGCTTCTCAGATTAATGTTGTTGCAATGGTTGTTCAAAATCCTGAGACTTTTGgtttaaatcaaattaaaatgtaaGTCCTTTTTGGTTAAATGAGGTTCTTCGAAAATGAGTTTTTGGTTGCTTTTTTAAATTATTGGAGTGTAGTTGTGGTATCGTTGTGGTGTTGTCTAAGTGGTGGTTCAACATCAAAAAAGGGGAGGAGGGGTGTCGTTGGATGTTGGGTGTCTATATTGTTGCACCCTTTTTGATTAATGAAGGGCACTATGAACCTTTCACAAGcaaaattcatcaaaagagCAATTTTTAGGAAGTGTAATCAAAAGTGCAACCAAGTATCGCAACATATCTATCGTGGCTAATTGCCCAAGATTATATCAAATTAATGCATAAACTTAAACTTATGTGCATGGGGATCTCATGAAGTAAGTTCATATAGGTACGGACAAGTCACTTGTTGACCGGGTGTGCACTGTATTGACaaaaatgatttatgaatcAAATTACAggaacataaatatatatgtagaaGATATTACTGGCTGATTCTATACGGTTATGAAACAAGAATTGGCCAATAAATTTTGGTCTTTGTTACATGATAAGAGAGATAGACTCATAATTAAACACAATTGGTGTCAACCAATAATCCATCGTTGGATATGAAGTGGttacaaaataagaaatttgaTCAAGTAGATTTAGATCCCTTACATAACAAGTTGACAGGTGTGATAAGCTGACTACAGAAGCAAAATAAACATACGATCAGAGACACAATACAGTGCCTCTTACAGTACAAGGCTTGTCAAGTGCCCTTTTATTCTAATTCAACAACCCAAAACAGGTTGAATCTTGAAAGACAGAACAACCACACGATCAAACAAGTTGGAATGACGCTAATCATCAATATAGCTTCTTGCAGGCTTCCACCAAAATCTATTCAATTCCAAACTTTTTCCTTAAAAGCATGGCGTAATCGTAGACCTTTTCCTGCTCGGGAAGCGACTTGGACACGCTCTCCTTCTCCATGCACCTCTTAACCCAGGCAATAAATTCTGGGTGCTCTGCCTCAACACTAAAGTTGCCAAATTTCTCATACACAAGAAACCATCTGTAGTGCGAAATAAGCGTTACGTCCACGAATCCGAGGGTATCCCCCCCAAAGAAAGGCTTGTCTCCAAGCTCTCTTTCTAACACGCCAATGCAGTTGAGAAATTCTTTTATTGCTGCATTCTGTTCTTCTCCTTTGGTTGCCCAAAGCTGCCTCCCAATCTCAAAAATCTGCATTTCACATCCCCAAAAATTCAGGGAAATTAATATAC
This genomic stretch from Pyrus communis chromosome 2, drPyrComm1.1, whole genome shotgun sequence harbors:
- the LOC137725916 gene encoding probable glutathione S-transferase produces the protein MADEVVLLDFWPSPFGIRLRIALAEKGIVHEYKEEDVWNKSPLLLQMNPVHKKIPVLIHNGKPVSESLIALQYIDEVWNHKAPLLPSDSYLRAQARFWADFVDKKIFEIGRQLWATKGEEQNAAIKEFLNCIGVLERELGDKPFFGGDTLGFVDVTLISHYRWFLVYEKFGNFSVEAEHPEFIAWVKRCMEKESVSKSLPEQEKVYDYAMLLRKKFGIE